One Corynebacterium efficiens YS-314 DNA segment encodes these proteins:
- a CDS encoding S41 family peptidase, which translates to MLAAVSPLLPDGDVLWFSTSFHDTPVTITGNSVQGGGTPMSAQAEEKFRVPVAVLTDAMTGSSGEATMLAFRGLENSRSFGGPTAGYASANITVEMPDGARILLTTAHNKARTGEVFGENPIEPDMVTVSAERAARDWIRQQGCGEPD; encoded by the coding sequence ATGCTCGCCGCTGTGTCACCGCTGTTGCCGGATGGTGACGTCCTCTGGTTCAGCACCTCTTTCCATGACACCCCGGTCACCATCACCGGCAACAGTGTCCAGGGAGGTGGGACACCCATGAGTGCCCAGGCAGAGGAGAAGTTCCGGGTGCCGGTCGCGGTTCTCACCGATGCCATGACCGGATCCTCCGGCGAGGCCACCATGCTCGCCTTCCGGGGGCTGGAGAACTCCAGGTCCTTCGGCGGCCCCACAGCCGGATATGCCAGCGCCAACATCACCGTCGAGATGCCCGACGGGGCCCGTATCCTCTTGACCACCGCGCACAACAAGGCCCGCACCGGGGAGGTGTTCGGTGAGAATCCGATCGAACCGGATATGGTCACCGTCTCCGCGGAACGGGCTGCCCGGGACTGGATCCGCCAGCAGGGATGCGGGGAACCGGATTAG
- a CDS encoding ABC transporter ATP-binding protein encodes MIKAHQLTKRYGSKTAVDNIDFTVEAGRVTGFLGPNGAGKSTTMRMILGLDRPTSGTVEVNGKPYTQHTAPLREVGALLDGRATHPGRTAYKHLLTLAATHGIGSSRVREVIELTGLESVAGQRAGGFSLGMGQRLGIASALIGDPTTIILDEPVNGLDPEGIRWIRTLMRDLAAEGRTVLLSSHLMSEMNQTADHLIVIGRGRILADGPTDEVIAGVTGSTVRVRTNDVDRLKTVLTGPGVELSLLSDQTLEISGMAADQIASAVAAEDLVLTALTTHTGTLEEAYLSLTAGDVEYRSGDR; translated from the coding sequence ATGATAAAGGCACACCAACTTACCAAGCGGTATGGAAGTAAAACCGCGGTGGACAACATCGACTTCACAGTTGAAGCGGGCAGGGTGACCGGGTTTCTCGGGCCGAACGGAGCCGGGAAGTCCACGACCATGAGGATGATCCTCGGACTGGACCGCCCTACGTCGGGAACTGTTGAGGTCAATGGAAAACCGTATACGCAACACACCGCACCGCTTCGAGAGGTCGGCGCGCTTCTCGACGGACGCGCCACCCACCCGGGACGCACCGCCTACAAACATCTGCTCACACTGGCCGCCACCCACGGCATCGGATCCAGCCGGGTGCGGGAGGTCATCGAACTGACCGGCCTGGAATCGGTAGCGGGACAACGCGCGGGTGGTTTCTCCCTCGGCATGGGACAACGACTCGGAATTGCCAGCGCACTGATCGGGGATCCCACCACCATCATTCTCGACGAACCCGTCAACGGCCTGGACCCCGAGGGCATCCGCTGGATCCGCACCCTCATGCGAGACCTTGCTGCTGAGGGGCGTACGGTGCTCCTGTCCTCCCACCTGATGAGTGAGATGAACCAGACCGCCGACCATCTCATCGTCATCGGCCGCGGAAGGATCCTGGCAGATGGTCCGACCGATGAGGTCATCGCCGGGGTCACCGGTTCCACAGTCCGGGTGCGCACGAACGACGTGGACAGGTTGAAAACGGTGCTCACCGGCCCCGGAGTGGAGCTGTCATTGTTGTCTGATCAAACACTGGAAATATCTGGAATGGCTGCGGACCAGATCGCGTCCGCAGTCGCCGCTGAGGACCTTGTGCTCACCGCACTCACGACCCACACCGGCACCCTGGAGGAGGCCTACCTCAGCCTCACCGCAGGGGATGTCGAGTACCGTTCCGGAGACCGATGA
- a CDS encoding 6-phosphofructokinase produces the protein MRIATLTSGGDCPGLNAVIRGIVRTASNEFGSTVVGYQDGWEGLLADRRVQLYDDEDIDRILLRGGTILGTGRLHPDKFRAGIDQVKANLADAGIDALIPIGGEGTLKGAKWLADNGIPVVGVPKTIDNDVNGTDFTFGFDSAVSVATDAIDRLHTTAESHNRVMIVEVMGRHVGWIALHAGMAGGAHYTVIPEVPFDISEICKRMERRFQMGEKYGIIVVAEGALPKEGTMELREGEVDQFGHKTFTGIGQQIADEVHRRLGHDVRTTVLGHIQRGGTPTAFDRVLATRYGVRAARACHEGQFNTVVALKGERIRMISFDEAVGTLKKVPMERWVTAQAMFG, from the coding sequence ATGCGAATTGCCACTCTCACGTCAGGCGGCGACTGCCCCGGACTCAATGCTGTCATCAGGGGAATCGTCCGTACCGCAAGTAATGAATTCGGTTCCACCGTCGTGGGTTATCAGGACGGCTGGGAGGGCCTGCTGGCGGACCGACGTGTTCAGCTCTATGACGATGAGGACATCGACCGCATCCTGCTCCGCGGTGGAACAATCCTGGGCACCGGTCGTCTCCACCCCGACAAGTTCAGAGCCGGAATCGACCAGGTCAAGGCGAATCTCGCCGATGCGGGAATTGACGCACTCATCCCGATCGGTGGCGAGGGCACCCTCAAGGGAGCGAAGTGGCTCGCCGACAACGGCATCCCCGTGGTCGGTGTCCCGAAAACCATCGACAATGATGTCAACGGCACGGATTTCACCTTCGGTTTCGATTCCGCGGTCTCTGTGGCCACCGACGCCATCGACCGGCTGCACACCACGGCGGAATCCCACAACCGTGTGATGATCGTCGAGGTCATGGGCCGCCACGTCGGTTGGATCGCACTGCATGCCGGCATGGCCGGTGGAGCCCACTACACCGTCATCCCCGAGGTGCCCTTCGACATCTCGGAGATCTGCAAGCGTATGGAACGTCGCTTCCAGATGGGGGAGAAGTACGGCATCATCGTCGTCGCGGAGGGTGCCCTGCCCAAGGAGGGAACCATGGAGCTGCGTGAGGGGGAGGTGGATCAGTTCGGTCACAAGACCTTCACCGGCATCGGCCAGCAGATCGCCGACGAGGTGCACAGGCGTCTGGGTCATGATGTCCGCACCACGGTCCTGGGCCATATCCAGCGTGGTGGCACCCCCACCGCCTTCGACCGTGTCCTGGCCACCCGGTACGGTGTCCGCGCCGCGCGTGCCTGCCACGAGGGTCAGTTCAACACCGTGGTCGCGCTCAAGGGGGAGCGCATCCGGATGATCTCCTTCGATGAGGCCGTGGGCACCCTGAAGAAGGTGCCGATGGAACGCTGGGTGACCGCCCAGGCTATGTTCGGTTAG
- the gatB gene encoding Asp-tRNA(Asn)/Glu-tRNA(Gln) amidotransferase subunit GatB — MTAAFYDLMDFDEVLEKYDPVMGLEVHVELATETKMFSASSAHFGAAPNSNVDPVSLGLPGALPVVNAKGVEWAIKIGLALNCSIAESSRFARKNYFYPDQPKNYQISQYDEPIAYDGYLDVMLEDGTEWRIEIERAHMEEDTGKLTHLGGTSGRIHGATASLVDCNRAGVPLIEIVTKPIEGAGARAPEIAKAYVSALRDLVKALGVSDGRLDQGSMRVDANLSLRPIGQEEFGTRTETKNINSLKSVEQAITFEMQRQAHVLDNGGTIDQETRHYQETDGTTSKGRPKETAEDYRYFNDPDLPPVIAPAEWVEEIRATLPELPWVRRARIQEEWKLSDAEMRDLVNANALDLIIETVEAGTTPDEARAWWVSYLSQKANETGVELEALPVTPAHVARVVALIKEGKLTNKLGRQAIDGVLAGEGDVDAVVASRGLEVVRDDGAIEAAVDEALAANPDIVEKYRAGNTKVTGAIVGAVMKATRGKADPAQVNKLIAEKLA; from the coding sequence ATGACTGCAGCCTTTTATGATCTGATGGACTTTGACGAGGTCCTGGAGAAGTATGACCCCGTGATGGGCCTCGAGGTCCACGTCGAGCTGGCCACCGAGACCAAGATGTTCTCCGCCTCCTCCGCCCATTTCGGTGCGGCCCCGAACAGCAACGTCGATCCCGTCTCCCTCGGCCTGCCCGGTGCGCTGCCTGTGGTCAACGCCAAGGGTGTGGAGTGGGCGATCAAGATCGGTCTGGCACTGAACTGCAGCATCGCCGAATCCTCCCGGTTCGCCCGCAAGAACTACTTCTACCCGGATCAGCCGAAGAACTACCAGATCTCCCAGTATGATGAGCCGATCGCCTATGACGGTTATCTGGATGTCATGCTGGAGGACGGCACCGAGTGGCGCATCGAGATCGAGCGTGCCCACATGGAGGAGGACACCGGTAAGCTGACCCACCTCGGCGGTACCTCGGGTCGCATCCATGGCGCCACCGCCTCCCTGGTGGACTGCAACCGTGCGGGTGTTCCCCTCATCGAGATCGTGACCAAGCCGATCGAGGGTGCCGGTGCACGTGCACCGGAGATCGCCAAGGCGTATGTCTCCGCGCTGCGCGATCTGGTCAAGGCCCTCGGGGTCTCCGACGGTCGACTGGATCAGGGGTCCATGCGCGTGGATGCCAACCTCTCCCTGCGTCCCATCGGCCAGGAGGAATTCGGTACCCGCACCGAGACCAAGAACATCAACTCCCTGAAGTCCGTCGAGCAGGCCATCACCTTCGAGATGCAGCGTCAGGCCCACGTCCTGGACAACGGCGGCACCATCGACCAGGAGACCCGCCACTACCAGGAGACCGACGGCACGACCTCCAAGGGACGCCCGAAGGAAACCGCCGAGGACTACCGCTACTTCAACGATCCCGATCTGCCGCCGGTCATCGCGCCGGCCGAGTGGGTTGAGGAGATCCGCGCGACCCTGCCGGAGCTGCCCTGGGTCCGCCGTGCCCGCATCCAGGAGGAGTGGAAACTCTCCGACGCCGAGATGCGGGATCTGGTCAACGCCAATGCCCTCGATCTGATCATCGAGACCGTTGAGGCGGGCACCACCCCGGACGAGGCCCGTGCCTGGTGGGTGTCCTACCTCTCCCAGAAGGCCAACGAGACCGGTGTGGAACTCGAGGCACTGCCGGTCACCCCGGCGCATGTTGCCCGTGTGGTCGCCCTGATCAAGGAGGGCAAGCTCACCAACAAGCTCGGCCGTCAGGCCATCGACGGTGTGCTCGCCGGCGAGGGTGATGTCGACGCGGTCGTCGCCTCCCGCGGCCTGGAGGTCGTGCGTGACGACGGCGCGATCGAGGCCGCCGTCGACGAGGCCCTGGCGGCCAACCCCGACATCGTGGAGAAGTACCGCGCCGGTAACACCAAGGTCACCGGTGCCATCGTGGGCGCGGTCATGAAGGCCACCCGCGGCAAGGCTGACCCGGCCCAGGTGAACAAGCTCATCGCGGAGAAACTCGCCTGA
- a CDS encoding ABC transporter permease, with product MHTPTINRPQHLRFSYLLHSEYIKLTSLRVTFLALVTLLLVGLGASTLYALTLEDAGLPETFSVGLVLDGVTIGAVVFGQIIAGILGVLAITTEYSSGTIHPTFIAAPGRLRVLMAKSVVVFLLVTTTALVTVFGAWLTSYPFFAEFGLQATPATRGFIMALVGAGIYIGCCAIFGLGIGTLLRSAAGGSMAVIGATMLLPVFLSVLPPTDPVRYMRLYTLGHAGNSMAGIGEVGGPFADVTDMYLSPLGGWITAIAWAGITLVIAGVILRRRDV from the coding sequence ATGCATACCCCCACCATCAACAGACCCCAGCACCTTCGTTTCTCCTACCTCCTCCACTCTGAGTACATCAAATTGACCAGCCTGCGGGTGACCTTCCTGGCGCTGGTGACGCTCCTGCTCGTGGGCCTGGGAGCAAGCACACTCTATGCCCTCACCCTTGAGGATGCCGGTCTGCCGGAAACATTCTCAGTGGGGCTGGTACTGGACGGGGTGACCATCGGCGCGGTTGTGTTCGGACAGATCATCGCCGGTATTCTTGGCGTGCTGGCCATCACCACCGAGTACTCATCAGGAACCATCCACCCCACCTTCATCGCAGCACCCGGACGGCTGCGTGTGCTGATGGCTAAGTCAGTGGTGGTGTTCCTTCTCGTCACCACCACGGCCCTGGTCACCGTCTTCGGTGCCTGGCTCACCAGCTATCCCTTCTTCGCCGAGTTCGGCTTGCAGGCCACCCCCGCCACCCGGGGCTTCATCATGGCGCTGGTGGGGGCGGGTATCTATATCGGATGCTGCGCAATCTTCGGACTGGGTATCGGTACACTGCTGCGCTCCGCGGCAGGGGGATCCATGGCCGTCATCGGTGCCACCATGTTGCTGCCGGTATTCCTTTCCGTCCTGCCCCCGACTGATCCGGTGCGATACATGCGCCTCTACACCCTGGGCCACGCGGGAAACTCCATGGCCGGGATCGGAGAGGTCGGCGGGCCCTTCGCTGATGTCACCGACATGTATCTCAGTCCACTCGGTGGCTGGATCACCGCGATTGCCTGGGCAGGTATCACCCTGGTGATCGCCGGCGTGATCCTGCGACGCCGGGATGTCTGA
- the gatA gene encoding Asp-tRNA(Asn)/Glu-tRNA(Gln) amidotransferase subunit GatA produces MSNKYLVEGSTSELTTKTAAELAGLIHSREVTSREVTQAHLDRINEVDGEIHAFLHVGEEAALAAADAVDKALDAGEAPASALAGVPLALKDALVTTDAPTTAASKILEGYMSPYDATVTRKLREAGIPILGKTNMDEFAMGSSTENSAYGATRNPWDLERTPGGSGGGSSAALASGEAPLAIGTDTGGSIRQPAALTNTVGVKPTYGTVSRYGLIACASSLDQVGPTARTVLDTALLHEVIAGHDMFDATSVDKPVAPVVAAAREGANGDLKGVRVGVVNQFDREGYQDGVLEAFHASVEQMRSQGAEIVEVDCPHFDDALGAYYLILPCEVSSNLARFDGMRYGLRSGDDGTRSADEVMALTRAEGFGPEVKRRIILGTYALSVGYYDAYYLQAQRVRTLIAQDFTRAFEQVDVLVSPTTPSTAFKLGDKITDPLEMYNFDLCTLPLNLAGLSGMSLPSGLASDTGLPTGLQIMAPAFQDDRLYRVGAAFEAGRK; encoded by the coding sequence ATGAGCAACAAATATCTGGTTGAGGGCTCCACGAGTGAGCTGACCACCAAGACCGCCGCCGAACTGGCCGGTCTGATCCATTCCCGCGAGGTCACCTCCCGCGAGGTCACACAGGCACATCTCGACCGCATCAATGAGGTCGACGGTGAGATCCACGCCTTCCTGCATGTCGGCGAGGAGGCTGCCCTGGCTGCGGCAGATGCCGTCGATAAGGCGCTCGACGCCGGTGAGGCCCCCGCCTCCGCACTGGCCGGTGTTCCGCTGGCGCTCAAGGATGCCCTGGTCACCACCGATGCCCCGACCACCGCGGCATCGAAGATCCTCGAGGGGTACATGAGCCCCTATGACGCAACCGTCACCCGGAAACTGCGTGAGGCCGGCATCCCGATCCTGGGCAAGACCAACATGGATGAGTTCGCCATGGGTTCCTCCACGGAGAACTCCGCCTACGGTGCCACGCGCAACCCGTGGGACCTGGAGCGCACCCCGGGCGGTTCCGGCGGTGGATCCTCCGCCGCGCTGGCCTCCGGTGAGGCGCCCCTGGCGATCGGCACCGACACCGGTGGCTCCATCCGCCAGCCGGCCGCACTGACCAACACCGTCGGTGTGAAGCCGACCTACGGCACCGTGTCCCGTTACGGACTCATCGCGTGTGCATCCTCCCTGGATCAGGTCGGCCCGACCGCGCGTACCGTTCTCGACACCGCGTTGCTCCACGAGGTCATCGCAGGTCATGACATGTTCGATGCCACCAGCGTCGACAAGCCCGTCGCGCCGGTGGTCGCCGCCGCCCGCGAGGGTGCCAACGGTGACCTCAAGGGTGTCCGGGTCGGTGTGGTCAATCAGTTCGACCGCGAGGGCTACCAGGATGGTGTCCTCGAGGCCTTCCATGCCTCGGTGGAGCAGATGCGTTCCCAGGGTGCGGAGATCGTCGAGGTCGACTGCCCGCACTTCGATGATGCACTCGGCGCCTACTACCTCATTCTGCCGTGTGAGGTGTCCTCCAACCTCGCGCGTTTCGACGGCATGCGTTACGGCCTGCGCTCCGGTGATGACGGCACCCGGTCCGCCGACGAGGTCATGGCCCTGACCCGCGCCGAGGGCTTCGGCCCGGAGGTCAAGCGTCGTATCATCCTGGGCACCTATGCGCTGTCCGTGGGTTATTACGATGCCTACTACCTCCAGGCGCAGCGTGTGCGTACCCTCATCGCACAGGACTTCACCCGTGCCTTCGAGCAGGTCGACGTGCTGGTGTCCCCAACCACCCCGTCCACCGCGTTCAAGCTCGGAGACAAGATCACCGATCCGCTGGAGATGTACAACTTCGACCTGTGCACCCTGCCACTGAACCTGGCGGGACTGTCCGGTATGTCGCTTCCGTCCGGTCTGGCATCCGACACCGGGCTGCCCACCGGCCTGCAGATCATGGCGCCGGCGTTCCAGGATGACCGCCTGTACCGCGTCGGTGCGGCCTTTGAGGCTGGCCGTAAGTAG
- the mgrA gene encoding L-glyceraldehyde 3-phosphate reductase, with protein MVAMTYVPAPTRYDDMEYRTVGHSGLKLPAISLGLWHNFGNDKPLETQRGIIHRAFDRGVTHFDLANNYGPPAGSSEVNFGRILKKDFADHRDEMIISSKAGWNMWDGPYGFGGSRKYLVSSLDQSLRRLGVDYVDIFYHHRPDPDTPLEETLYALRDIVASGKALYVGISSYGADLTAEAAEFMAEEGCPLLIHQPSYSLVNRWVEEPGDEGESLLQAAANNGLGVIAFSPLAQGLLTDRYLDGVPEGSRATQGKSLSEGMLSEENIGMVRRLNDIAQERGQSLAQMAIAWVLRKQGSFGEETVTSALIGASSVEQLDANLDALANLEFTEAELEAIDEIAHDAGVNIWAKATESKTATPREN; from the coding sequence ATGGTGGCCATGACCTATGTACCAGCACCAACGCGCTATGACGACATGGAGTACCGCACCGTCGGCCACTCCGGACTGAAGCTGCCTGCCATTTCACTCGGGCTGTGGCACAACTTCGGCAATGACAAACCTCTGGAGACCCAGCGTGGGATCATCCACCGGGCGTTCGACAGGGGTGTCACCCACTTCGACCTGGCCAACAACTACGGTCCACCGGCCGGGTCCTCCGAGGTGAACTTCGGTCGCATCCTGAAGAAGGATTTCGCCGATCACCGCGATGAGATGATCATCTCATCCAAGGCCGGGTGGAACATGTGGGACGGACCCTACGGTTTCGGTGGTTCCCGCAAATACCTGGTCAGTTCCCTCGACCAGTCACTCAGGCGCCTGGGGGTGGATTACGTGGACATCTTCTACCACCACCGCCCGGATCCCGACACCCCGCTTGAGGAGACGCTTTACGCCCTGCGTGACATCGTCGCCTCCGGCAAGGCACTCTACGTGGGCATCTCCTCCTACGGTGCGGATCTCACCGCCGAGGCCGCGGAATTCATGGCGGAGGAGGGCTGCCCGCTGCTCATCCACCAGCCGAGCTACTCCCTGGTCAACCGGTGGGTGGAGGAACCGGGTGATGAGGGGGAGTCGCTGCTTCAGGCCGCTGCGAACAACGGACTGGGGGTCATCGCCTTCTCCCCGTTGGCGCAGGGCCTGCTCACCGACCGCTACCTCGACGGTGTCCCCGAGGGCTCCCGTGCCACCCAGGGCAAGTCGCTGTCCGAGGGCATGCTGTCCGAGGAGAACATCGGCATGGTGCGCCGTCTCAACGACATCGCTCAGGAGCGCGGTCAGTCGCTGGCGCAGATGGCCATCGCCTGGGTCCTGCGGAAACAGGGCTCCTTCGGTGAGGAGACGGTCACCTCGGCGCTCATCGGTGCCTCCAGCGTGGAGCAGCTCGATGCCAACCTCGACGCCCTGGCCAACCTGGAATTCACCGAGGCGGAACTCGAGGCCATCGATGAGATCGCCCATGACGCCGGGGTGAACATCTGGGCCAAGGCCACCGAATCCAAGACGGCCACCCCGAGGGAGAATTAA
- a CDS encoding siderophore-interacting protein, translating into MTAPTRRAARGATVTATTRISPDLIRLSFTCPGIIGADLPYTDHYVKLLFVPEGADYSWPYDLAEIRDTRPREMHPVTRTYTLCNIDTVAGTFDIDFVIHGDEGLAGPWAMTASPGDQIAFAGPGGKWSPTPDYEHFVLAGDEAAAPAIVEALQQLPAGTTATAYIEISTDGARFDVPTPASAELVWVPREGAVHGSRLIEAVRAGGYPGRKTSWFIHGVAEMVKETRRFLFVDGDVDRADVSISGYWRLGMTEDQWQASKREFAEAMEADEAASAALS; encoded by the coding sequence ATGACTGCACCCACCAGGCGTGCCGCCCGTGGCGCCACCGTCACCGCCACCACGCGCATCTCACCCGACCTCATCCGGCTCAGCTTCACCTGCCCCGGAATCATCGGAGCGGACCTGCCGTACACAGACCACTACGTCAAACTGCTCTTCGTGCCGGAAGGAGCCGACTACTCCTGGCCATACGATCTCGCCGAGATCCGTGACACCAGACCGCGTGAGATGCACCCGGTCACCCGCACCTACACGTTGTGCAACATCGATACCGTGGCCGGTACCTTCGACATCGACTTCGTTATCCACGGGGATGAGGGGCTCGCCGGTCCCTGGGCCATGACGGCCAGCCCCGGTGATCAGATCGCATTCGCCGGCCCCGGTGGCAAATGGTCACCAACCCCCGATTACGAACACTTCGTCCTCGCGGGTGATGAGGCCGCAGCCCCCGCGATCGTCGAGGCACTCCAGCAGCTCCCCGCAGGCACCACCGCAACGGCCTACATCGAGATCTCCACCGACGGGGCGCGTTTCGACGTTCCAACCCCGGCGTCGGCGGAGCTCGTCTGGGTCCCACGGGAGGGCGCCGTCCACGGCTCCCGCCTCATCGAGGCGGTGCGTGCCGGTGGCTACCCGGGGAGGAAGACCTCCTGGTTCATCCACGGTGTGGCCGAGATGGTCAAGGAGACCCGCAGGTTCCTCTTCGTCGACGGCGATGTGGACCGGGCGGATGTCTCCATCTCCGGCTACTGGCGCCTGGGCATGACCGAGGACCAGTGGCAGGCCTCCAAGCGTGAATTCGCCGAGGCCATGGAGGCGGACGAGGCTGCCTCGGCAGCCTTGTCCTGA
- a CDS encoding LacI family DNA-binding transcriptional regulator produces the protein MSSENPPGKKRATTLKDIARATQLSVSTISRALSNNASIPESTRQRVIEAAEQLNYRPNAQARALRKSRTDTIGLLVPNIENPYFASLAAAVQRRARRAGVSTILTNTEENPDLVNQALDVMDDQRLDGIIVVPHFQSADKVAELHARGVPIVLADRTLKDTGIPSVTSDPEPGMTAAVDLLTATDVSLGYLSGPQDTSTGRERLGLFEQLCVDRGITGVSVYYGGYRQESGYEGVRVLLEQGANAIIAGDSMMTIGALMAIHEMDLVIGEDLQLIGFDDNPVFRLQNPRLTVIDQQVEKMGEHAFDLLQQLIAGKGGVESVRIPTTLHIHGSTARSAQRRGRASES, from the coding sequence ATGTCCTCCGAGAACCCCCCGGGAAAGAAGCGCGCCACCACCCTCAAGGACATTGCGCGGGCAACGCAGCTCTCGGTCAGCACCATCTCCCGGGCACTGTCCAACAATGCCAGCATCCCTGAATCCACCCGGCAACGGGTCATCGAGGCAGCAGAGCAGCTCAACTACCGGCCGAATGCCCAGGCGCGGGCGCTGCGGAAATCACGCACCGACACCATCGGGCTGCTGGTGCCCAATATTGAGAATCCGTACTTCGCCAGCCTGGCTGCCGCCGTCCAGCGCCGGGCCCGCAGGGCCGGGGTGTCGACCATCCTGACCAACACCGAGGAAAATCCCGATCTGGTCAACCAGGCACTGGATGTCATGGATGATCAGCGCCTCGACGGCATCATCGTGGTGCCGCATTTCCAGAGCGCGGACAAGGTTGCCGAACTCCATGCCAGGGGAGTGCCCATCGTCCTGGCCGACCGCACGCTCAAGGACACCGGCATCCCGTCGGTCACCTCCGATCCGGAGCCGGGCATGACCGCGGCGGTGGATCTGTTGACCGCCACCGATGTGTCCCTGGGGTATCTCTCGGGGCCACAGGACACCTCAACCGGCCGGGAGCGTCTGGGATTGTTCGAGCAGCTCTGCGTGGACCGTGGCATCACCGGGGTGTCGGTCTACTACGGTGGCTACCGGCAGGAATCCGGTTATGAGGGTGTGCGGGTGCTCCTGGAGCAGGGTGCCAACGCCATCATCGCCGGCGACTCCATGATGACCATCGGCGCACTCATGGCCATCCACGAGATGGACCTGGTGATCGGGGAGGACCTCCAGCTCATCGGTTTCGATGATAATCCGGTGTTCCGCCTGCAGAACCCCCGCCTGACCGTCATTGACCAGCAGGTGGAGAAGATGGGTGAGCACGCCTTCGACCTCCTCCAGCAACTGATCGCCGGGAAAGGGGGCGTGGAGTCGGTGCGTATCCCCACCACCCTCCACATCCACGGGTCCACGGCCCGTTCCGCACAGAGGCGGGGCCGGGCGTCGGAAAGCTAG
- the gatC gene encoding Asp-tRNA(Asn)/Glu-tRNA(Gln) amidotransferase subunit GatC, with translation MPEISRDQVAHLAKLARLALSEEELQQFAGQIDDIVGHVSAVQNVDAEGVEPMSHPHSIMTTMRDDVVVKTLTPEQALDQAPAVEDGRFMVPQILGEGD, from the coding sequence GTGCCTGAGATTTCGCGCGACCAGGTCGCTCACCTTGCCAAACTGGCCCGGCTGGCGCTCAGCGAAGAGGAGCTGCAGCAGTTCGCCGGACAGATCGATGACATCGTCGGACATGTCTCTGCTGTGCAGAACGTCGATGCCGAGGGGGTCGAGCCGATGAGCCACCCGCACAGCATCATGACCACCATGCGTGATGATGTCGTGGTCAAGACCCTGACGCCTGAGCAGGCACTCGATCAGGCCCCGGCCGTCGAGGATGGGCGTTTCATGGTTCCGCAGATTCTGGGTGAGGGCGACTAA
- a CDS encoding GNAT family N-acetyltransferase codes for MHFAENPRLANDAVILEPLSHQWTGDLQEAVASQDLWRHWFVALPTPEGMAEEIDRRLAEHRDGLCAPWAIVSAATGRAVGMTSFHTFDQLNKRLEIGRTWMAAHVHGTGINPSAKYLQLHRAFEDLGVNAVEFRTNWHNHRSRTAIERLGAKQDGVLRKHRIHPDGTVRDTVVYSITNDEWPAVKLTLLERLHRRLQVPTLPSEVSLVDAG; via the coding sequence ATGCATTTCGCTGAAAACCCGCGTCTGGCGAACGACGCGGTGATTCTCGAACCACTGTCACATCAGTGGACGGGGGATCTCCAGGAAGCTGTCGCCTCACAGGATCTGTGGCGTCATTGGTTCGTCGCTCTACCCACACCAGAGGGCATGGCCGAGGAAATCGACCGTCGTCTCGCCGAACACCGTGACGGATTATGCGCCCCCTGGGCCATCGTCTCCGCCGCGACCGGGCGGGCGGTGGGGATGACCTCATTCCATACTTTCGACCAGCTCAACAAGCGCCTTGAGATCGGACGGACGTGGATGGCCGCGCACGTCCACGGCACCGGGATCAACCCTTCCGCAAAGTACCTCCAGTTGCACCGTGCCTTCGAGGATCTGGGGGTCAATGCTGTGGAATTCCGCACCAACTGGCACAACCACCGGTCCCGCACGGCGATTGAACGACTCGGGGCCAAACAGGATGGCGTGTTGCGCAAGCACCGTATCCATCCTGACGGCACCGTCCGTGACACGGTCGTCTACTCGATCACCAATGACGAGTGGCCTGCGGTCAAACTGACGCTGTTGGAGCGACTCCACCGTCGTCTCCAGGTGCCCACCCTGCCCAGCGAGGTTTCGCTCGTCGACGCGGGTTGA